A stretch of Lathyrus oleraceus cultivar Zhongwan6 chromosome 6, CAAS_Psat_ZW6_1.0, whole genome shotgun sequence DNA encodes these proteins:
- the LOC127094791 gene encoding uncharacterized protein LOC127094791: MSQIAQQLAGSQTPGALSSAIVTNPREHNNVSAVTTRSGKAKEVPEKDDDQEDQLLEVELEIKENEVVSEEVTVPKLVVKEKVSESKPVVKLPFPTRNKKKEQHEKNFEKFLEMFKKLEINIPFLEALEQMPSYAKFIKDIISIKRSTDTDSIVLTETCSAILQGMKIPVKKKDRGSVTIPCTIGDRSFKKALIDLGASVSLMSLSIYKRLGIGKVQDTIMTLQFPDHSVKIPYGVV, translated from the coding sequence ATGAGTCAGATTGCTCAACAACTCGCGGGTTCGCAAACACCCGGTGCATTATCGAGTGCTATAGTTACAAATCCAcgagagcataataatgtgagtgcggtaaccACAAGGAGTGGTAAAGCAAAAGAAGTCCCTGAAAAAGATGATGACCAAGAAGAccaattgcttgaagttgagttggagataaaagaaaatgaggttgtTAGTGAAGAGGTGACGGTACCTAAACTAGTGGTTAAAGAAAAAGTTAGTGAATCAAAGCCGGTTGTCAAACTCCCTTTCCccacaagaaataagaagaaagagCAACATGAGAAGAACTTCGAGAAATTCTTGGAGATGTTCAAAAAGCTTGAGATTAACATTCCGTTCTTGGAGGCACTTGAGCAAATGCCCTCTTATGCTAAATTTATTAAGGATATTATTTCAATAAAGAGGAGCACTGACACTGACTCTATTGTACTAACCGAAACTTGTAGTGCgattttgcagggtatgaagattccggTAAAGAAAAAAGATCGAGGCTCGGTAACTATCCCTTGCACTATCGGGGATAGATCTTTCAAAAAGGCCCTTATAGACTTGGGGGCAAGTGTGAGTCTCATGTcgttatccatttacaagaggTTGGGGATTGGAAAAGTGCAAGATACCATAATGACACTCCAATTTCCTGACCACTCTGTGAAGATACCTTATGGAGTGGTGTAA